The genomic segment GAACTAACAATTGCGAAAGTGATTCAAACCTTAACCCAGCAGATGGGGAGCTCTCAAGCCAGTTTAATCAGTCAGTTTACGCAACAATTTTACGCGACTGTGGCTGAAGAAGACTTATGTTCTTTTTCAGAAAACGAACTTTACGGTTTAATGGTTTCTTTATGGAGTTTTTTAACGCAGCGCAATCCAGCCGAAATAAAAATTCGCATTTATAATCCTCGTCTTGAGCATGACGGTTGGCAATCCACCCACACCATTGTCGAAATATCCTCGAAAGACATGCCATTTTTAGTCGATTCTTCACTAATGGAAATCACCCGCCAAGGCTACAGTCCGCATTTTATCATGCATAGTGGTGGGATCCATTTTAAACGCGATGCTCATCACCAAATTCAAAAGGTATTACTGCGTAATGGCCATCACCATGAAGAATATGAAGCGGTTTTGCATTTTCAAATCGACAAAGAAACCGATGAAGCGGCCTTAAATCAATTAAAAGCAGGCTTAATGCACGCCCTCAATGATGTAAGAGAAGCAGTTGAAGATTGGCAGCTCATGAAAAAACGCATGAGCGAATGTGTCGAAGCTTTAAATCAATTGCACAGCAATCACGATCCCGAAGATATTACTGAAGCTAAAGATTTTTTAAATTGGTTGATCCGCGATCATTTTACCTTTATCGGTTGTCGCGATTATCAATTAGTGGGAGAGGGTGAAAATCAATCGTTAAATTTAGTTCCAGGCACTGGCCTCGGGGTATTGCGTAATGAAGAGCACAGCACACTTTCGCGCGTTCTCGCTAATATGCCTTCAGAAGCGCGTAAACAAATATTATCCAAACAAGTGCTAATGATTGCAAAAACCAATACCTTATCCACCGTTCATCGCCGTGCTTATACCGATTACATCGGCGTAAAATTATTCGATAAGCAGGGTAAATTTGTTGGTGAACGTCGCTTTATTGGTTTATATACGTCAACGGCTTATAATACCAGCCCAAAACACATTCCACTGTTGCGCGGTAAAGTGGCAAAAGTGATGATGATGTCAGGGCTATTACCTACCGGACACGCCGCCAAAGCGTTATTAAATATTTTAGAAACCTTACCACGCGATGATTTATTTCAAGCGAGCGTCGATGAATTATATGAATTAAGTCTGGGAATTTATCATCTCTACGAACGCAAAAGAGTTAAACTTTACGTGCGTAAAGATATTTATGATCGATTTTTTTCGTGTTTGGTGTATGTGCCACGCGACAGGTTTAGTACGTATTTGCGCGAAAATATTCAAAAAATTTTATTGCGCGCATTCCAAGGTTCTGAAGTATCGTTTACTACGCAATTTTCGGATTCCTTATTAGCGCGCATTCATTTTGTGGTGCGAGTGAATGCTGATGCGGCAATTCACTATGATATTAAATCCATCGAGCAAGAAATTATTGCCATCACTCGCACATGGAGTGATGATTTTAATGATTTATTGATTGAACGCTATGGCGAAGAGCGAGGCAATGAACTCATTACTCGCTATAAAAATGCATTTCCTTCCAGTTACCAAGAAACTTTTTCTCCGCAACAAGCAGTAGTGGATGTTACGCACATTGAATCCTTGGCTAAAAATTCATTAAGCATGAGTGTTTATCGTTCGCCGATAGAAGATAAACGCTTTCTTCATTTTAAATTATTTCAAGCCAACGAAACATTTGAACTCTCCAACGCGTTACCAATTTTTGAAAATATGGGATTACGTGTTTTATGGGAAAGACCCCATCGAATTGAATTTCAACAGGATAAAGAAGTGTGGATCAATGACTTTAATGTCACTCACGATCAAGGCGCTATCTTAGATGTCGATGCGGTTAAAGAATTATTTCAAGAATGTTTTGCCGCCGTGTGGACTGGAGACGCGGAAAATGATGGTTTTAATCGCTTAGTGTTAACGGCACGCGTTTCCTGGCGTGATGTGGTGATTTTACGCGCCTATGCTAAATATTTACGACAAATTGGTTTTACCTTTAGCCAAGCCTATATTGAACAAGCCTTGAGTGAACATGCCTTAATTGCAGGTGATTTAATTGGTTTATTTAAATTATTATTTGAACCTAGCACTATTGTTAATCGGGAAGAAACTGTAAAACGTTTACTGGCGAAAATAACCCTGGCCTTAGATGAAGTGGCAAGCCTCGATGAAGATCGCATTATTCGTCGCTATTTAGAAGTTATTCAGGCAACCTATCGAACCAATTTTTTTCAAACGGATGCCAATAATCAAGCGAAGTCTTATGTATCCTTTAAATTAAATTCTCGCGTGATTTCCGATATTCCACAACCTGCTCCTTGTTATGAAATTTTTGTTTACTCACCTCAATTTGAAGGCGTGCATTTACGCATGGCAAAAGTGGCGCGCGGTGGTATTCGCTGGTCAGATCGCCGAGAAGATTTTCGCACAGAAATTTTAGGTTTAATGAAAGCGCAACAAGTTAAAAATGCTGTAATCGTGCCACAAGGTGCAAAAGGTGGTTTTGTTCCTAAATTATTACCCGCGGATGCCACGCGCGAAGAATTAATGGAAATTGTCATTCATTGCTATCAAAATTTTATTCGCGGCTTACTCGATATTACCGATAATTTAATTAATCATGAGGTAGTAAAACCCCCTCAAGTTATTTGTTATGACGATGACGATCCCTATTTAGTCGTGGCTGCCGATAAAGGCACGGCCACATTTTCTGATATTGCCAATCAAATTGCGCAAGAATATCAATTTTGGTTGGGCGATGCGTTCGCTTCAGGTGGTGGGCAAGGTTATGATCATAAAAAAATGGGCATTACCGCACGCGGCGCATGGGAATCGGTCAAACGTAATTTTCGCGAATTAAATTTAGATGTCGCCACCACGGATTTTGACGTCGTGGGCATTGGTGATATGAGCGGCGATGTTTTTGGCAATGGTATGTTGCTTTCCCCCCACATTCGTTTAATTGGCGCGTTTAATCACATTCATATTTTTATCGATCCCAATCCCGATTCTGCTCAAAGTTTTCAGGAGCGTCAGCGTTTATTTCACTTACCGCGCTCTACCTGGGAAGATTATAATCCAAACCTCATTTCAACGGGTGGTGGGGTGTTTAAACGCAGTGCGAAATACATTAAAGTCACCGCAGCCATGAAAGAACGTTTGGATATTGTAAGCGATTATGTCACTCCGCAAGAATTAATTCGTTATCTCTTAAAAGCACGGGTAGATTTATTATGGAATGGTGGAATAGGCACTTATGTCAAAGCCAGCCATGAAATTCATGCCGATGTCGGGGACCGTGCCAATGACGCGATTCGCGTGAATGCCAATGAACTGCGTGCACGTGTGATTGCAGAAGGCGGCAATTTAGGTTTAACCCAAGCGTCGCGAGTTGAATACTCTTTAAATGGTGGCATTTGTTTTACTGATTTTATTGATAATTCAGCCGGAGTGGATTGCTCCGATCATGAAGTGAATATCAAAATTTTATTAAACACGGTTGTGGCTAACGGTGACTTAACCGAAAAACAACGTAATCAATTACTCGCGGAAATGGGTGATGAAGTTGCAAAATTAGTCTTGCGGGATAATTATGAACAAACCTTAGCGATCAGTCGTGCCGCTGAGCAAGCCGTTGCGAATTTAGATTTATATGCCGATTACATAAATGATTTAGAACAAAAATCATTAATTGATCGTAAGCTCGAATATTTACCCGATCATAAAGCGTTTATTGAACGTAAAAATGATGGTAAAGGTTTTACTCGTCCAGAAATTGCGGTGCTACTGGCCTATAGTAAAAATATTTTAAAACAACAACTCTTAGATACCGATCTTCCTGAAGATGATAACTTGCAAAATATGCTGGAAAAAGCCTTTCCAGATGTGCTACGCGAACGTTTTCTTGCGCCAATGCGTCAACACAGCTTGCGCCGCGAAATTATTGCGACACAATTAAGTAATACTATTTTAAATGAAATGGGCTTAACCTTTGTGGCGCGTTTACAAGATGAATCGGGCGCATCTCAAGCCGATATCGTGCGTGCTTATATGATGGCGCGACGTATTTTTAAATTAACCACATTTAATCATTTGATTATTGCGCTGGAAAATAATGTGAATGCTCAGGTGCAATCTAATTTATTGTTTACCGTGAATCGTCTTATTCGCCGAGTCACGCGCTGGATATTACGCAATCGTCCGCATCCGTTAAATATCGCTACGGGCGTAGAATATTTTTTACATGCCGTGGATGAATTACAACGTTTACTACCCACTCTCTTACAAGGAGTAGCCCAAGAATCGTTTAACCAACAGTTATCAGCATTACAAGAACAAGGTGTCCCCGATGCGATCGCAGAAAAAATTGTGATTTGCAATGAAATGTATTCGGCAATGGACATTATCGAGGGGGCAAAAACGCGTGGTTTTACCCTAGAAACCTTTGCCAAAGCGTATTATGCCGTCGGTGAATATTTGCATTTAGATTGGCTACGCACGCAAATTAGCAGTTTAAAAGTATCGAATCGTTGGGAGGCATTATCGCGCTCACATTATCGCGATGATATCGATTCTTTGCAACGCACATTAACCAGTGGCGTTTTACTTCATAGCGATAATACCATGGCGCTTAGTCAGCAAATTGAAGATTGGTATCATCAATATCAAGAAATGGTCGATCGTTGGCAGCAAATCATGACTAAAATGCGTCTAGGTAAAATTAACTATACCATGATGTATGTGGTAATTCGTGCATTTTTTGACATGGCGCTTGCGGCGGTTGAAAATTTACCCAACCGAGTCACTCATTAATTTTTGTGCATCGGAAGTAATAAAATAATCATTATTGTAAATAAATATTATTTTTTATTGGCTTAGGGCTTGCATTCAGCAAAAACTTAGGTATAAATAGCCATTCGGCTTAACCGAAAATTGCTTGGGACTAGAGGGGGATATCACCTATAAATTCTGACCAAGCAAATTTATTAACGGTAAGTCTAGTGTTAACACTTTATTTTAAAGAGGGTAAATCCAATGAGAAAATTAATTAGTAAAGTTGCTGTTGTTGCAGTGGCATCTATTGCCGTTGTTGGTTTTTCTGGTTGTGCGAATACTTCCGGTATGGGCGTAAGCAACACTTGCCAACAAGCTGCTCCAGCTCCTGTTTATACGAAAGCTGCTCCAATTTATACCAAAGGTGCAAGACATCACCGTTATGGTAAATAATTTTTTAAGGTCACTTAAAAAAAACAAAACCCGCTTTTTTGCGGGTTTTGTTTTTTATAGGTTCAGCGAAGTGCTTTATTTTATGTTATTAGACATTCGTACCGTCTTGTTAATTTAATTATCGTGAATCTCTGCCGGGGAAATGTAATTTTGGAATATCTCTAGGATTCAAAGTAGGTTCAGAGTATTGATCATTTATTCAGGTGGTGATCCTGGATCTCGCTTCGCTTCGTTCCAGGCTACCGCTTCGCTTCGATCCAGGCTACCTTTTAGAGCGAGATTACTGCTCTTCGAGTTCTTCTGTGGCTAAGTCGACGGCTTCGATTTTTGCAAATTGAGTGACAATTTTATTGGCGGAGGTGTGAATTTGATCGACATCTTCGTGGGCTTTGCGAATATGAACGGACAAATTATTCATGCGTGAGCGGAAGAGTTCAAAATTTTTCGCAAGTTTTCTTAAGTGCTCTTGAATAATATGAATTTGTTGGCGAGTGGCGTCGTCTTTAATCACGGCTCGCACAGTGGTTAAAATTGCCATCATCGTCGTCGGTGAAGCTAACCAAACTTTAGCGCGTTGCGCTTCTTCGACGATATCAGGAAAATGCGCATGTATTTCAGCAAAAATCGCTTCTGCGGGTAAAAACATGATGGCGCCATCGGCTGTTTCTGGCGGTAAAATATATTTGCTGGCAATATCTTGAATGTGTTTACGCAAATCTTGGCGAAAACGTTGCGCAAGTGCTTTGTGTTCTGTTTCATTCCGGCATTCCGTTAATTGTCGATAGGTATCTAACGGAAATTTAGCATCAATTGAAATATTTCCGGTGGGCGCGGGCAGAAACAACAAACAATCCACTCGCGTGTTATTGCTTAACGTATGTTGAAGAGCAAAATGATTCTCTGGCAACATATTGCGGATCAAGGCACTTAATTGCACTTCTCCAAATGCGCCGCGACTGCGTTTATCTGCTAACACTTCTTGCAAACTGACTACGTGAGTTGATAATTCGGTAATTCGTTGTTGCGCTTGGTCGATAATAATCAAACGTTTCATGATATCAGTAAAAGTAGCATTGGTTTTTTCAAAACCTTCACTTAAGCGTTTTTCGACGAGTCCCGAAATCATCTGTAGTTTTTCTTGTGTGGTTTGATTTAATGAATCGACTTGTTTACCCACAAATTGAGTATTATTTTCTAAGGTTTGTTGAATTTGCGCACGTAAATCCTGAATACCTTGCTGTAAGTGTTTTAAGACACTTTCCATATCATCACGATGTTGTTGATGAATTAATTGCTGTAATTGTTGTGAAGATTGATGCAACTGTTCACGCCATTGATGATGTTGTTGATGAATTTCTTGAGATAATTGATAGAATTTTTGTTCGAATTGATGATGTTCAAATTGCGTACTCAAACGCAATTGCTGATCGCGTAACTGTGTTACACTGCGTAATACGATTGCTAACAAGACAATACTAACACCGAGTAAAATAACCAGGGCAATTTCCATAAAAAGTCCTTATTGACAGTGGATAGGAGATACTAACAAAATAAGCGTCGAACGTAAAAAATAATGGGCGAGCGCTATATTCATGAGTATAATTAACTTCAAGATTAGGGCATGCTGACAACTACGCTAAAGCAACGAGCTACGTCTCAGCCTAACGAATTGTTAACACGCCCTCATAAAAGGCTAAGGTTAGGAGAAAATCGAATGCGCTGCTTACTCATAATATTAAGTTTACTTTTCGCAATCAATGGCTTTGCCGATGAATCTATCGCCCGCTCGGAACTAGTGTCTGCGGCGACTCCGCCAAATGTCTATCACGATGCGGCTAAAACGATTGTATTAACCAAAGAAAATAAGCAAATCATCATCGAACAAAAAGCCAACCCCACCACCGGCTATTCATGGTTTACCGTATCCTATCCCAGCAATTTATTATCATTAGATAAACAAGTTTTTATCGCACCTAAGACGTCTATGCCTGGAAAACCGGGTGTGACACGTTGGTATTTCACGGTTAATCCCACCATATTTAACGCGTCTTACGTAGGGGAAATTAAATTATTATATGCCAAACCTTGGGAAATAGGCCAAGCATTGGTAAAACAAAAACCGCTGATATTTTATGTTATCACACAAGCAACCACTGAATAATTGATTCAATATCGACTTTAAAGGAAAACAGCATGGCAATCTTTGATCCTAATCAAACCCCCGCATTGATGGAAAACCCTATGGGTTTAGACGGTTTCGAATTTATTGAATTTGCATCCACCGATAAAGAAAAAATGTTAAAACAATTTTCGAATATGGGATTTGCACCATTTTGGCAACATCAAAGCATGGATATTACCGTGCTGCGCCAGGGTGATATTAATTTTATTATTAATAATGCTGAAGGAAGTATGGCCGAACGCTTTCGTCACACGCATGGCCCTTCGATTTCGGCCATGGGTTTTCGGGTAAAAAATGCAGAATATGCTTTTAAGCGGGCATTAAAATTAGGTGCGCGTGAATATCGCGGCGAACGCGGTAAAACCTCAGTACAAGCTCCGGCAATTTATGGCATTGGCGAAAGTTTAATTTATTTTATCGATCGCTATCAATCCACGAATGAAATTTATCAAGATAATTTTAATCGCATCAGTTCAGAATCTTTTATTCAAGGTGTCGGTTTAACGTATTTAGATCATGTCACCCACAATGTTTTACGCGGCAATATGGATGAGTGGGCGGTGTTTTATCAACAGATTTTTAATTTCCGTCAAATTCGCTATTTTGATATTCGTGGTATTCAAACCGGATTAATTAGCCGCGCACTCACCAGTCCTTGTAATAAAATTCGTATTCCTTTAAATGAATCGACCGATAACGAATCGCAAATAGAAGAATATTTGCAATTGTATAATGGCGAAGGTATTCAACACATTGCCCTGGGCTCTGCGAATATTTATGACAGTGTGGAAACCATGCGCTTACGCGGATTGCGATTTTTAAAAGTGCCTGATACCTATTACGAACAAATTCCCGAGCGCATTCCGGGACACGGTGAAGATTTATCGCGCATGCAACGCAATAAAATTTTAATTGATGGTAATGCTCAAACCGAAGAAGGATTATTATTGCAAATTTTTACCGGTAATATGGTAGGCCCTGCATTTTTTGAAATTATCGAACGCAAAGGTAATCAGGGATTTGGTGAAGGTAATTTTCGTGCCTTATTCGTGGCGATGGAATTGGATCAAATTCGTCGCGGTGTCTTAAAAGCTAAAACTGATAAAGTGGATATTTAAATATGAAACTAGCAACCCGTAAAAATCACACACGCGATGGTGAATTAATGATCGTCAGTCGCGATTTACGCACGATGATAAGTGCTAAGTCAATTGCTCCGACACTACAATACGCACTAGAAAATTGGGAGCAGCTGCAGGATGCTTTACAAGAATTATCTCAACGCTTAAATCAAGGATCGCTTAACGATACTTTTCCTTATCATCCGCAAGAATTACATTCACCATTACCACGCGCCTATCAATGGGCAGATGGTAGCGCCTATGTGAATCACGTGGAATTAGTGCGTAAAGCGCGTGGCGCCGAATTACCAGAAGAATTTTGGACGGATCCTTTAATGTATCAAGGCTGCTCCGATGCTTTTATCGCACCCACCGATGATATTCTTGTGCAAGAGGAAGCGTGGGGAATAGATTTTGAAGCAGAAGTCGCCATTATCACCGATGATGTGCCGATGGGTGTGAGTGTCGAAATGGCTAGTCAACACATTAAATTAGTGATGCTCGTCAACGATGTTTCACTACGCAATTTAATTCCCGCCGAATTAAATAAAGGCTTTGGTTTTTTTCAAAGTAAACCTGCGTCGAGTTTTTCACCGGTTGCGGTAACCTTAGATGAATTAGGCTGTGCTTGGCAACAGGGAAAAGTGCATTTACCCTTAATCAGTCACTTGAATAGTCAACTCATTGGTAAACCTAATGCTGGCGTCGACATGACGTTTAATTTCCCACAATTAATTGCCCATGCCGCGAAATCGCGCTTTTTAAGCGCGGGCAGTATTATTGGTTCGGGTACAGTATCCAATATTGATCGCAGTTATGGTTCTTCGTGTTTGGCAGAAATTCGCATGCTCGAAAAAATTAATCAAGGCGAAATAAAAACTCCTTTCATGAGATT from the Legionellales bacterium genome contains:
- a CDS encoding protease inhibitor I42 family protein: MRCLLIILSLLFAINGFADESIARSELVSAATPPNVYHDAAKTIVLTKENKQIIIEQKANPTTGYSWFTVSYPSNLLSLDKQVFIAPKTSMPGKPGVTRWYFTVNPTIFNASYVGEIKLLYAKPWEIGQALVKQKPLIFYVITQATTE
- a CDS encoding DNA recombination protein RmuC; translation: MEIALVILLGVSIVLLAIVLRSVTQLRDQQLRLSTQFEHHQFEQKFYQLSQEIHQQHHQWREQLHQSSQQLQQLIHQQHRDDMESVLKHLQQGIQDLRAQIQQTLENNTQFVGKQVDSLNQTTQEKLQMISGLVEKRLSEGFEKTNATFTDIMKRLIIIDQAQQRITELSTHVVSLQEVLADKRSRGAFGEVQLSALIRNMLPENHFALQHTLSNNTRVDCLLFLPAPTGNISIDAKFPLDTYRQLTECRNETEHKALAQRFRQDLRKHIQDIASKYILPPETADGAIMFLPAEAIFAEIHAHFPDIVEEAQRAKVWLASPTTMMAILTTVRAVIKDDATRQQIHIIQEHLRKLAKNFELFRSRMNNLSVHIRKAHEDVDQIHTSANKIVTQFAKIEAVDLATEELEEQ
- a CDS encoding NAD-glutamate dehydrogenase; amino-acid sequence: MVSGVAVMSQKELTIAKVIQTLTQQMGSSQASLISQFTQQFYATVAEEDLCSFSENELYGLMVSLWSFLTQRNPAEIKIRIYNPRLEHDGWQSTHTIVEISSKDMPFLVDSSLMEITRQGYSPHFIMHSGGIHFKRDAHHQIQKVLLRNGHHHEEYEAVLHFQIDKETDEAALNQLKAGLMHALNDVREAVEDWQLMKKRMSECVEALNQLHSNHDPEDITEAKDFLNWLIRDHFTFIGCRDYQLVGEGENQSLNLVPGTGLGVLRNEEHSTLSRVLANMPSEARKQILSKQVLMIAKTNTLSTVHRRAYTDYIGVKLFDKQGKFVGERRFIGLYTSTAYNTSPKHIPLLRGKVAKVMMMSGLLPTGHAAKALLNILETLPRDDLFQASVDELYELSLGIYHLYERKRVKLYVRKDIYDRFFSCLVYVPRDRFSTYLRENIQKILLRAFQGSEVSFTTQFSDSLLARIHFVVRVNADAAIHYDIKSIEQEIIAITRTWSDDFNDLLIERYGEERGNELITRYKNAFPSSYQETFSPQQAVVDVTHIESLAKNSLSMSVYRSPIEDKRFLHFKLFQANETFELSNALPIFENMGLRVLWERPHRIEFQQDKEVWINDFNVTHDQGAILDVDAVKELFQECFAAVWTGDAENDGFNRLVLTARVSWRDVVILRAYAKYLRQIGFTFSQAYIEQALSEHALIAGDLIGLFKLLFEPSTIVNREETVKRLLAKITLALDEVASLDEDRIIRRYLEVIQATYRTNFFQTDANNQAKSYVSFKLNSRVISDIPQPAPCYEIFVYSPQFEGVHLRMAKVARGGIRWSDRREDFRTEILGLMKAQQVKNAVIVPQGAKGGFVPKLLPADATREELMEIVIHCYQNFIRGLLDITDNLINHEVVKPPQVICYDDDDPYLVVAADKGTATFSDIANQIAQEYQFWLGDAFASGGGQGYDHKKMGITARGAWESVKRNFRELNLDVATTDFDVVGIGDMSGDVFGNGMLLSPHIRLIGAFNHIHIFIDPNPDSAQSFQERQRLFHLPRSTWEDYNPNLISTGGGVFKRSAKYIKVTAAMKERLDIVSDYVTPQELIRYLLKARVDLLWNGGIGTYVKASHEIHADVGDRANDAIRVNANELRARVIAEGGNLGLTQASRVEYSLNGGICFTDFIDNSAGVDCSDHEVNIKILLNTVVANGDLTEKQRNQLLAEMGDEVAKLVLRDNYEQTLAISRAAEQAVANLDLYADYINDLEQKSLIDRKLEYLPDHKAFIERKNDGKGFTRPEIAVLLAYSKNILKQQLLDTDLPEDDNLQNMLEKAFPDVLRERFLAPMRQHSLRREIIATQLSNTILNEMGLTFVARLQDESGASQADIVRAYMMARRIFKLTTFNHLIIALENNVNAQVQSNLLFTVNRLIRRVTRWILRNRPHPLNIATGVEYFLHAVDELQRLLPTLLQGVAQESFNQQLSALQEQGVPDAIAEKIVICNEMYSAMDIIEGAKTRGFTLETFAKAYYAVGEYLHLDWLRTQISSLKVSNRWEALSRSHYRDDIDSLQRTLTSGVLLHSDNTMALSQQIEDWYHQYQEMVDRWQQIMTKMRLGKINYTMMYVVIRAFFDMALAAVENLPNRVTH
- the hppD gene encoding 4-hydroxyphenylpyruvate dioxygenase — encoded protein: MENPMGLDGFEFIEFASTDKEKMLKQFSNMGFAPFWQHQSMDITVLRQGDINFIINNAEGSMAERFRHTHGPSISAMGFRVKNAEYAFKRALKLGAREYRGERGKTSVQAPAIYGIGESLIYFIDRYQSTNEIYQDNFNRISSESFIQGVGLTYLDHVTHNVLRGNMDEWAVFYQQIFNFRQIRYFDIRGIQTGLISRALTSPCNKIRIPLNESTDNESQIEEYLQLYNGEGIQHIALGSANIYDSVETMRLRGLRFLKVPDTYYEQIPERIPGHGEDLSRMQRNKILIDGNAQTEEGLLLQIFTGNMVGPAFFEIIERKGNQGFGEGNFRALFVAMELDQIRRGVLKAKTDKVDI
- a CDS encoding fumarylacetoacetate hydrolase family protein yields the protein MKLATRKNHTRDGELMIVSRDLRTMISAKSIAPTLQYALENWEQLQDALQELSQRLNQGSLNDTFPYHPQELHSPLPRAYQWADGSAYVNHVELVRKARGAELPEEFWTDPLMYQGCSDAFIAPTDDILVQEEAWGIDFEAEVAIITDDVPMGVSVEMASQHIKLVMLVNDVSLRNLIPAELNKGFGFFQSKPASSFSPVAVTLDELGCAWQQGKVHLPLISHLNSQLIGKPNAGVDMTFNFPQLIAHAAKSRFLSAGSIIGSGTVSNIDRSYGSSCLAEIRMLEKINQGEIKTPFMRFGDRIRIEMLDEQGHSIFGAIDQVVKPYLR